From Candidatus Mycalebacterium zealandia:
GCCGGTTTTTTCCTCGGGAAGTTTTTCTGGGAATTGACCCACGAGTGGTTCCTCAGTTTTATTTTCAGCGAACAGACATTCAATTTAGTTGCCGGCAAGTTCAATGAAAACGCTTTTGAGGCGATTTTACTGTCAGCGTTCACTCCTATTCCGTTCAAGGTTTTCACCATTGCGGCGGGAGTTTTCAATATCAGTTTCGGTGTTCTTGTTATGGGGGCTGCTATTGGCAGAAGCGCGAGATTTTTTCTTCTGGCAGCGCTTGCATGGAAATTTGGAAACGATATCAAGCCGTTTATTGACAGGTATTTCGGCATTTTGACACTTGTTCTCACCCTTGTTCTTGTGGGCTTTTATTATTTTCTAAAATAAGAAAAATAGTGAAAAACTCCGATTTGATGATTAAAATTCTATGAACAAATGTTGAAGTCATTTGAAAAAAATAAAAATAACAGGAGGCGTTCAAGAAAAAAACGTCTTGTAGTGTCGCTGAGTGTGGCATTGCTTTTTCATTTTGTTTTGTTGCTGTTCATGGGACTGCAACCTCTTTTTGTCGCCGTACAGGTTGAAGAAAAAGACGACTTGCTGCTTGAAATAACTGATTATGTGCCTCCGACCGATGATCCGGACACAGTGGTGGAAAAACCAAAGGCGTATTCAACAAAGTCGTACAATTCCCGCGAGGACAAGGTGAAATACGGAACTTACGGCACTCCAACTCCACCCACGCCCGCCCCGGTGTCCAAGGAAACCAAAGAAAGCGAAGGCGATGCGACGGAGTACGTAAAGCATGACACGCTTACCGTTGACGACAGTTCCGTTAAACAGTTGATTAAAGCGGTCGCGGAAAAAGAGCGGAGGAAAATCTATAATCAGTATGAAGACCGCCGTATCGGCAATGACGGGGACTACAGGGGAGACTCTGATGTGAACGATTTCAGCGTTCTCTCGCCGACCGATAAATACATTTCTTATATTCAGAAATTCAGAAGCCGTGTTCAGAATGTTTGGAGGCCCCGGCGGGTTTCTTTCGGTGGTCCGGAAATCTCTTCGGATATCTACACCGTTTTGCGCGTAGAGATACGAAAAGACGGGAAGTTGGAATTTGTTGAAATTTCGCGGTCTTCGGGGATAGCCGCCTTTGATCTTGAAGCGGTCAGAACCGTAAGAGACGCCGCTCCCTACAGCCCCTTCCCGGCGAGTTGGAAAGGCGAGTCGACTTTTGCTTTTACTTTCGGGTTTAAAATAGTCGACAATCTGTAATTTATGCGATTACAATCGCGGGCTTGTTTTTACCTGTTCTCTTCTTAACTCTGCCGACAATGTGCGCGCCTTCGCAACCCGTTTGTCGCAGTTTTTTCACAAGCGCGCCGGAATCCGCCGGATTGACACAT
This genomic window contains:
- a CDS encoding DedA family protein, whose amino-acid sequence is MNFLKRVYRSSVEIFYKPVNFARRVYEMTLGLASKPYAQHYLAAIAFLESFILPIPPDFFLLPMYLAKPSRAFRFAAICSVFSVLGACAGFFLGKFFWELTHEWFLSFIFSEQTFNLVAGKFNENAFEAILLSAFTPIPFKVFTIAAGVFNISFGVLVMGAAIGRSARFFLLAALAWKFGNDIKPFIDRYFGILTLVLTLVLVGFYYFLK
- a CDS encoding TonB family protein encodes the protein MGLQPLFVAVQVEEKDDLLLEITDYVPPTDDPDTVVEKPKAYSTKSYNSREDKVKYGTYGTPTPPTPAPVSKETKESEGDATEYVKHDTLTVDDSSVKQLIKAVAEKERRKIYNQYEDRRIGNDGDYRGDSDVNDFSVLSPTDKYISYIQKFRSRVQNVWRPRRVSFGGPEISSDIYTVLRVEIRKDGKLEFVEISRSSGIAAFDLEAVRTVRDAAPYSPFPASWKGESTFAFTFGFKIVDNL